The Drosophila yakuba strain Tai18E2 chromosome X, Prin_Dyak_Tai18E2_2.1, whole genome shotgun sequence DNA segment CGCCTGCTCATCGCAAGCTGAAAGCACTTCCTCTGCCAGCATCCCGTGCAGCACTCGATCGAGATGACCCGTTTCCATTTGCCACACGTACACGCTGCCATCGGAGCAGCCTACGATTAGAAAGTCGTCCAGGGGACGCCACTTAATGGTGACCACCGGAAACAGATGTCTGCTCGCCAGGGTCACACACTTGCGCTCCTGAAGAGACACCAGCGTAACGGAATGGTCCGAGGCCACCGAGCATATGCACTTCAGGATTCTTGGACTACAGCTCTCTGGCGGCACCAACAGTTGTGTGATCTCTCCCGCATGCACGCAAAACCGATGCAGCAAGCTGCCGCTGTACAGATCCCACAGACACACGGCGAAATCGATGCCACCGGAGAGTAGATGCGACTTCTCGTACCGCGAGTGAATCATTGAGGGGCACAGCAGGCAGTTGACCCTTCCACGATGACCGTAGAGGATCTGATGCGAGGGCCAATCGCTGAAGTTCTGCTTGATGCCCACCAGCAGCTGCATCATCACTGTCTGGGTGGCTGGCACTATGACAATGCTGCCATCCTCGCGTCCGATCACCAGGCGACTCTGCTGTGGCAGATAGATACTCGAGGTAAGCTTCACCGGCGACTCTGTGATGCGGGACAGCTGGTCCAGGATGCCCACGGGCGGTGGATCCATTATGGACCACGCCTCGACCAGCGAAGTGCACACGTGCGGCTTAAGGACTCGTGGCGGCATCTGTTTGGCCTGCAGTATGCTAATATTGTCTAACGGCACCTCCGGCACATTCCAAACAGAGATGTATCCCTCGGAGTCGCCGCGCAGAAGATTGTGCTGACCACCGGCGCCCTGAAGCAACTTCATTGCCGGGGGGCACGACAGCACCTTATCGCCAGCGTGTTGCAACACGTAGTAGAGATAGGGTGCATCTCTGACGACACTCTTGGAGTGGAACTCCTTGTTGTCGGGAATGCAGTTCGCGGGCAGCTTATACAAGTAGCCCTTTCCCTCATCCGTCCAGAGCATTACCCGATCGGAGGTGATGAAGTCGCCGCCCTGCCAACGTTCCCTTGCCGGTGCTATTACGGAGCAGAGTACGGTGAAGTCGCCGGCATCATAGATCTGCCAGTATTTAGTACACACCAAGAGCACTGTGCGCTGGTTCTGGGCGCAGCAATTCATGGTGATGGCATTCAGGCAGCGTATCTCCTTGGATTCGTTCTCGTAGATAGGCTCCGCGTGTTTGTTTTCGTTACCCGTCAGAGTCCAGACCTTCACGGTTCCGGTGGTGGTGATGGCCAACACGACATCATCCTTGCGACGCATGGGCCGCAGTACGTGAATAGCGGATATCCAATCCGGTTTGACTTTCGAGCTGAGCACGTAGATCACCTCCAGACTAAACGGGTCCATGACCATGATTTCGGCATAGTAGCCAATGCAGAAGAGGCGCACATCCTCGCTGTTGGCGGTGTGGTAGCTCTGGATTTGGGTGTGCACCTGCGGCAGCTTGACCGCCTCCATGCACTTGCCGTCCGTCAGATCCCAGGTGCACATCTCTCCGTTCTCAGACGAGCTGACCAAAAAGTTGTTCTCGGGCAGAAGCGAGGCACGCACCAAGCACAATACGGGCGCCGAATGGCCCACCAAGAGGCAGCGCGGTGACATCTTGAGGGTGGTGGGCTCCACTTGCCAAAGGCAGATCTGTCCATCGTAGCAGCCGGTGACCAGGGTGAACTGATCGTCCGAGAGGAACACGCTAGAGATGCAGTGCGTGGGCGCCGTGGGTCCCCACAGCACCACAGGCACCACCAGATTGGTACTCACCATGGTGGTGCGCTTTACCCAATCTTTGTGGTGgctctccttctcctccttcttctcctcctccgccggctTCCTTCTGCTCCCTGCTCGTGCCGCTGGTGATCGTGGTTTTGCTGCTACTGCGGGCTCTGTAAGAATTGTTATTGAGTAAGCATTTGCTCACGTCCACCTAGTGGATGTGGATTATGTGTGGGGCGGCCCCTGTGTGCGTAAGTACTCCAGTTTGGATCGGGTTTGAGTGCGTGGATACAGTGTTACAGTGAAAGCTGCTAATCAGTGACTCACCCAAGGTCTTTctaaactttttatttctcatcatcattttattttacttggTTTCCAAGCAGTTATTAGCAGCTATAACCACAGCCCACACCTATCCAATATGAACTGAAAACAGAATGTATATGGCAATTCTTATTGGAAAGGAAGAATCCCAAAGGGGTAATGTTACCTAATGTTTATTGAACAAGCTCCGTTTCTCATTTCCTGTTTGATTGTTTAAACAGATTCTTTGACAAGAAGCGAAATCTAACTAAGCGAGGTTTACATTTACAACTTATGCAATGTGTAAACATTATATGAAAGATtaaagggaaaacaaattcTACCCTTGGCGACTACCCTTTTTATGTCTATAATTCTGCAAAATGTTGGCAACTAAGAACATTTATAGGAGATTTACAAATTGGTTTGTAAATAGACAAGTATTTATAGAGATTTTCTCTTAGAGTAAACGATAAGATAAGAACTTCCTATTTTTATGGATAGATTATGTGGCAAGGCTAGAGTCTGGAGTCTTGCGAGCAAGTTATCTGTCCTGATAGTGATTTATGTGTGTTATAAATGTGTCAATCTTCTAGAAATCTGACTTTATCGTGTTGATGAATTCTTCGCTGGGCTTTCCCCTTCTAGTTGGTAGGTGAATATGTCGGTCGGTGTGACCTGCAAAGCTCTCTTAAGATAAGGCCGCCTCACAAGTGACTctcgttcccgttcccgttctcGTTCTTGTTCCCGCCCCCGGCACCTTATCTGCATGTGTGTCCACCTTGGGCAGCCTCCACTGTACTCCACTCCACCTCGGCACCTCGGAATTGGAGTGTCCAAAGATAAACAAGGGTTATACAATATGTGCGGTGGGCGACAGTGGCAAAACCAGAGAAGCGATCCACGgatatacacatgtatatcGGGTTTCGTGCGGTGCAGGGAATATGCAAGGCGCCCGCTGTCGCCAATTGAAAGATCAATTAATTGGGCGACAATTTGGCATCGCAATTTGAGCGGATTTTGCCTCTGCTatcgcacgcacacacacacacccacacactggGCACGCACACAGGGAAGAGCCACAATAATTGTAGATAACTGGGCATTTAGCTAACATTTTTCAGCAGTTTTCCGTATTGGACTGGCTGCCGCGCGTGATTCCTCCGCTAtagattccgattccgattccaagTCCAATTCCGAATTCGATTCCGAGTCCCGATTCAGTCTGCTCTCGATATGGAGAACTTTATGGTGGTTAGCTACTGGTGGTGACGGTGCTTATTGATCCTGGTCGACGGACATCGCGGTGGCGGAGCAGCGGACTTCAATGtcgatttcgattcgattctAATTTATGGACACGGGACGGGCGAAACGCACACCACCCCCCGAGCACACCAACACACGAACACCTTTCCGCTGTACAGATTGCTtacaacacacacacgttgcgttgctgttgctacttTGTTATTGCTTTTGCTGGCCACTTTTGCGTACTGCTCATATTTGTTGCACACACTTTCCGCTGGAATCTGCACTCCACGGGATCAAAACACTCCactgtattttcaatttacttgCTATTtcctattattttttttgtacacgACTGTGAAAAAAAGcaacgaaaatattttatcgACCGTGGGGTAAAAATTTTCGATAGGTTTGCGTGAGCGGACAGGGTTGCAACCGCAGCTCCGGGCGCTCTGATATCGATGCCATGCGAGAGGCGACAGCCCTGGcccaaaaatttaatattttcccttaattgtttataaatttgcAAATAACTGGGTGAAAACACGATTTCCAGACGCCAAATGGCACACGCTTATGTCTACTGGTCAAAGCGACGGTTTCGATATGGTTTCTGCTCATCCAGAAGCAATCCCGCACGTTTTGTCCCATAATGTTATTACTTTTCGCCCAACGGACAATTGACCATACGCGATTACTTTTATAGGGAGGCCTTTCACCGGGTACAAAAGGCACATAGGCCGTGATGCACTGACCCCGCGAGGAAATAATAGACCTCCTTTCAGGGTTTTCCCCCGCGGAGCATGTttcgaaaccgaaacagaaaccatCTCTGCTCATCGACAGAACGCCAATCCGCAGTCGGAGCCGTAACAAAGGCTGCGACTTGCTTGGTCAGCTCATCCGGAAGATGTCCGGGTGTAAAACAGGAGCATTAGGCATTTACTTACCACTGGGTACAGTTGCTTCTATTGCAGGCGGCCGTTTCGCTggatattttgaatttaaaacaCCTTTCACCCgtacaaacacacacttttgaatggccaaaaaaaaacactgatTCGTGCTGCCAACTCGGCGCGAATAAAAGAATAAAAGGCGCGCGTGCCGCGCAAAGCAGCCACCAACAATCGGTATATTTTTCAGCACAGACTTGATAATATCTTATATTGATTGGCGTTTAACGTTTTAAGCCCGCTTTCAATACTGCCGCGCTGATTTTTAGGCCGTTCTTCACTGTTGTATTCCTTTACTGCTCGGTGCGGTGGCCACCATCCAAATGCGATCTGACCACCCTTCCGATAGTTCTTCGATCGGCAACAGCTGATTGCACTCTACGGCACGGCATATCTGATtgttggcggcttgtgggtgAAATTTACGTGCTTAAGTACAGGCGTAGAACACAGTGTTTGCTAACATATTCGTTGTTCGATGTTACCTTAAAAAGGCACTTTGGTTTGTGCTCTTTTGTCCGTTTGTTTCTCTAGGCCGTCCACAAAAAGCACGCAACAAAAGACAATGCGTAGGGTATTCGCTGGTCGAAGCCACCTCCGAAACAGCCCTTGTTGTGATTTTGCGACAACGTAGCCGCATTTGACTTCCACACATCCCACATCCACGCTGGCTATGGAACACTGACCATGCCCATAATTGAATTAGCGGCCCTGATTAATTGACTGTCCCACGATGCAGCAGCAAACCCAAAACACCGGCTATAAATGCACTCTCATCTGCGCGGgactcctcctcctgctgtCCACCGGCGTTGTCAGTGGCCAGAAGCAGTATTCCAAGGCAAGAAAGTTGGAACTGAGGTGGGTCTTGTCTCGAGCCTAACTCGGACATACTAATCCTAACGAGCGCTGCAATTTGCAGGGAGGATGTGCGCCGCATGTTCCAGCACGCCTACGATGGTTACTTGCGCCACGCCTCCAACTACGATGAGCTCCGTCCCCTGACCTGCGACGGCCACGACACTTGGGGCAGCTACTCCCTGACCCTGATCGACGCCCTGGACACGCTGGCCACAATGGGTAATTTCACGGAATTTCGGCGCGCGGCCCGACTGCTCGAGGAGAAGATGGATTTCGACCGGGACATCAACGTGTCCGTGTTCGAGACGAACATCCGCATCGTGGGCGGACTGCTGTCCGCGCATCTGCTCTCCAAGCGGGCTGGCGTAGAGCTAGAGCAAGGATGGCCCTGCAAGGGACCTCTACTACGACTTGCGGAGGATGTGGCTCGACGTTTGCTGCCAGCCTTTGTCACGAACACGGGAATGCCCTATGGCACGGTCAACCTGCGCTATGGCGTGCCCAAGGGGGAGACCTCCGTAACGTGTACTGCGGGCGTGGGGACATTCCTCATCGAATTTGGCACCCTAAGCCGGTTAACAGGGAACAGCATTTACGAGGAGGTTGCTATGCAGGCGGTGCATGCTCTATGGGCATATCGCTCGCCCATTGGGCTCTTTGGCAATCACATCGACGTGCAGAGCGGTCGTTGGACCGCCCTAGACTCTGGAATCGGAGCAGGCGTGGATTCGCTTTTTGAATACCTGGTAAAGGCATCTGTCCTGCTCAATCGGCCGGAACTATTGGAGCTATTTCACGAGGCTCGTGCGGCTATTGATAAGTACATGCGCAAGGAGGACTGGTACGTGTGGGTAGGCATGAACAAAGGCCACGTCACCCTTCCCGTCTTTCAGTCCCTGGAGGCGTTTTGGCCCGGCATCCTGAGCATAATTGGCGACACGGAGCCGGCTTTGCGCACCATCTCAAGGTACATTGGCGTCTGGAAGAAGTACGGCTTCCTGCCAGAGTTTTATAACATCGCTGCAGGAGAGGCATCACCGAATCGGGAGGTGTACCCCCTGCGACCGGAGCTGATCGAGTCAGCTATGTATCTCTATCGAGCCACAGGCAACGAGTATCTCCTGGAGTTTGGTGAGCACATGCTGGAGACCTTGGAGTTCAGTGCTAAAACCAAATGCGGATATGCGACGGTAAGAAGTTTTGTGAACAAGCTGTCCAAGGATTTTAAACTGTAATTGTTGTGGCTTCATTTTCCAGATTCGCAATGTTGTTACCCATGAAAAGGAGAATCGCATGGAGTCATTCTTCCTGGCGGAAACAAGCAAGTATCTTTATCTACTGTTTGACGAGGAAAACTTCCTGCACAACGATGGCTCTGGGGGCGAGCTGCTGTCCACCGAGGATGATGTGTGCGTGGTACAGGCTGGGGCCTACATATTCAACACCGAGGCTCATCCCATGGACATGTCAGCCCTCTactgttgccacgcccacaacgAGGACATTTACACCTCCCTGGATCTACAGCGCTTTAGTCCACGGGCAATATTGGAGAGGAGCAAAAAGCGTCAAGTAGCTGCTCAGGAACAGTGGGTGCCCCAGTGTCACGCAGAGAACCACGACTTTTATaacaaggagcaggagaaTGAGCAGGCGCAGGAATCTGGAAAAGAGCAGGGACGCGAGCAATCCGGCACCAGCACTACTATGGCCGTAGATATCGAGGTGTTCGACGAGTTTCAACAGCCCGCCGGCGATCTGCTGGTGAGCAACTTCGAGCAGATACGCGAGGAGCGGGAGCTAAACGAGAGTCTGCACAGAAACGTGGTGGCACGAAACCAGTTGACCGTCAGCGATCTGGATGAATTCTTTGCGCAGCGGCGGGAGAATTTTGCAAGCGCCTCCGAAGCGCTTAACTATGTAAGGACCTTCATGGCCAACTATACCATGGATGTGGCCTTTATACGGGGCCTGCAAATGTACGATACTAATATGACTAGTGTACTGGGCATAGGTGCCCAGAAAGAGTATGAGTCTCGAATGAGATCCCTTTGGCAGCTGTACGAACTGGAGCAGCAATATGCGGCCAATATCCAACTGATACAAGGATTGGGCTTGCTAGCATTCCAGACGGACAGTGCTCGGATACCCAGTCATTTGACTGAGGTGCTGGACAGCCTGGATAAATCGGCTCACTTGGAGCATATGAATCCGCAAGATCTCGAAACGAATGTGTCCAATGCCTCCTCGCCCCAGTTGGCAAATATACGAGAAGTTATTCTTAAAGCACGTAATGCTTATGCCATTGCCATGGTCAATACTACGGCCATGCAGGAATTCGCTATCCGAATCTACCTCAGTGGCACTTCGGAGGCTGGCGTACGCATTCACCCACTGCTGGAAGCCGCAGAACTAAGTCAGGAAGCACGGAAAAGGCCACTTAAGTTGGCGGAGGACCGAGCCCTCTTCAGCTACGCCCGTCGAATAGTGGACTTTCGGAAACGAATGGCGGAGACAGTGGACCGATTGCAGACGCTCATGCAGGACATTCCGCCACCCAAGAAGACAGAAGCCACTGCGGACTCTCAGACCCCCAAGGCAGATGCGTCCGAGGTCTACGCTCAGACCCAAGCCCAGATGGCGGCGAAggcacagcagcaggagccGAGCCAGGAAGCGAAGCAGTCGACACAAATTCAAAAAGGAAAGCTTGCCGAAAACGGCTCGGGATTGGGACAAGAGGAGTCGGGCTCCGTGTGGTCGCAGTTTGTGCAGACCATCCTGCGGAAGACCACCGTGCAGCGGGTCAAGTTTGACGAGGCCGTGCTGCTGGAAAAGACGCGCAAGGCACTGGAGAAGCACGCCCACAAGGATTTGCCCCACCATCTGTTCGCCTGCCACCGGCCGGAGTACATTGAGGGATTTGCTTATCGGGACTTTTATCCGGAAGCACTGTAGCTTTGCAAGCACCTCACTAAAGCTAAACACGACTGATCTGTAGATATGTATTTAGTTACTTAGGGGTATTCGCTCTGGTGACTGGGGCAAccgtatatgtatgtagataaGTCCTACGcggattttattttattttcaattgcacCATTGATAAATAGGGCTTGCAGCAAATTTACCTCAATTCACTTGGAGAACCATCATCTCATACGGTTCTCTGGAATGTTACCGATCATGATATTTGTAGTGCTGGACATAAcgctaattttttttttgtaacgaTTTACAACTGGACCTGCATTTGTGTTTAAATTGTAgtctaaatataaatatcttaCCAGCATTCTCTGTGACTTAAACTTCTTGAGTAAACAGGCTATTCCATATCTCAGCAGCGATGTCTAATAGCTTAGTTAGCATAGGACTACCTAAGATAACCCACCTCAGAAATTAAAGTTTACGATCAGGTGCGAATACCCCTCTAGCGTGCCAAAGCTCAAGTGGTCCTACTTGTGCCcggcaattaatttatttagcatATAAACCGACAACTTTTTGAGGTTTTCTCAATACATTACCAAGGcttaaagaaatttatatatgtgtacTATAATAATCGTATTTATGGTTCGactgtttgtgtgcgtgtaaACTATTTGCGATGACTGTTGACTGTTGTTGGCtgtattgtaattaaattgatttatttccGTATTTATGCATTCAATTAGATTCGATTAGGCTGAAATTGACGACATCGAGAGCGTTGCACAACCCGAAACGAACGTTGAGAATTGCGGCGGCCAAGTGCCGGATGTGGTGGCCACCTCCTGCTCCACCTCTAGATAATTTTGTGGCTGCGATTGTTTGGACACGCAAAGGCAATCGCTCGAATGGGTTTATTTTGGGATATTGGTGTTTACTTCAAGGATTCGGGTTTTGGGCTTGTACCAAATTACGCCAACGACATGAATGGAGCCAACCTTTGGGTGTTGGAAGCAGTGATGCGAAGGCATAGTAAGCCCACATCGTTTACAATGTTCGACCTTTGCCTTCATCAAGCGAGATAATTCCCAATTGCAGCCAATCGCTGAACTTTGGTGTGTGGCCACATGGATAAACTAGCGACTTTCATCTTTGGTACCCTTGGTTGTTGGTTTTACTTGAATCCAGTGGAATCTTGAATAGTACCCGTGCACCGTCTCATCACTGGCTGACTTCCTTTCACTTTCTCCTGACCCAATCGCACACATCGTGGACAGCCCACAGCAACTGCAGGGGAAATCCGCCCGACAGGCGCCTCTGACGTTGGCAAAACTGTGATTGTGGGTCACACCACTACACCATCGACACCCCCGGGAGTTGGAAGTTGGGGAGTTGGGAGCAGGAACTTGGGCTCCTTGGGCTCCGTGGGTTGCGTCGTGGGGATGCGTGTACGGTATTGGTAACGTTGCCTGCCATGCAGCAACAATGGGAAAACTTTAATGAGTACAAGTTGCTGCCAAAACGAAAAGACAGCCAGGCAgtcagcaggcagcaggcggCAGGCAAACGGATTGTCGGGCGGACGGACAGGTGTCCTTGCTGCAGCGTAGTCCGCAGCCAGTCAAACGAAGCGAGCACGCCACGCGTTGCGGACGGATTGCCTGGAATTCCGTAAACAGAGCACTCCTTCGGGGAGCAGGAAAGTAAACGTGGGGGAGCATGAAACCGGGACTCGAAACCACCGACGAGGGCGAGGAGAATGGCGACACACAGGATCATCGCGAGGGGGACCCACGACCGCTGCCCTATGACTTCGAAAAGGAGCTCATCCAAAGATCCAACAGACACATCCGACTTTACGAAACTTTTGTTCCAGTGAGTCAAggtattatttttaacattGCTTCCACTACCGCTTAGTCCTGAGAGCTTTTCCTGACTTCCAGTTCATCCGCTCACCCGGAAGTTTTACGCCCAGTATGAGCAACGCCAGCCGGCGGATACCTTAAGGTACCTACGACACACATGGCCTGAGAAGCATGTGGAGCGTCAAAGGCAGCTCGCGAAGGCGGTTCCCCTCCTGGAATCGCAGGTGTACGGCTGGTTGCCGCTCAAAAGTGGAGAGCGGGCCGCCGATCTGAACTTTCTGCATGCCAAGAAACTGCGCTGCGGCATGACTGTTCACGGGGAGCGCTTGATCGCGGAGAGGATTACGGCGCGACCTCCTTTTAACGGACTCAGATTCCTGCTTCACTAATCACTTTAGTATGAGTGCAGTTAgtgtatattatatttatatttgcttaaaacaaatcaattatgattaaaatgcaaatttcaacCACTTCAGATCGTTATTAAAAAAACGCATTTTGTCTAATTCGAATTTAGTAAAAAGGATGGCAACACTGCCTCGATGATTTTGTATCAGGGCTGCGACGTcgattattttttgtttatttatattgttttcatttactGTTGCTTCAACCAGGCGAATGAACCTGGAGCAGACTCCTTCTCCGGGAATGAGCACAGCAACCGCCTGAAATTCTCGCAGTAGCCACGCAACAtggtgggtgtgtgtgtgtttgaagTTGGAGTTCCGGCGGCTTCGGAAGAATCCGTAGAATTCGGCCGGAATCGGCATCGCAAGTCAAAGGTCGCGTTTCACGGACTCAGCGCCAGCCGGCACCTAATCACTAATGTTCTTTACGTCacataatattaattattgaTCTGATTTGATCGACTTTGCAGGCTCACTCGAACAAGGCTCGCAAAGCAGCCAAAGAAGCAAACGCCAAGAAGTCTGTGGGATCAGGAACAGAGAGCAAACCGGAACACGCAAAGGTACAAGGCCCAGACGATCGTGGTGCAGGAATCCTAACTGGCGACCAGTTCCTAGAGAGCTTGCTACAGACTCTCTACAAGTCATGTATGTCCGCCAGTTAAAGTACTATCTGTAAACGCGCTTAATTGCTAATTGCCAAAATCAGTTATATGTAACTGCTTTGTACGGCTGTAAACCTGTTTGTGCATCACAGCGCTAATTTTGAGAGTATCTCAAATTGTTATGATATACGTTGAAGCTTTCAAATTGTCTTTCTCATAAAGTTTCCATTTTGTAGGGCTTCAATTGCGCCGCCTGGGAGAATATGTGATGTCTGAGCTAGGTGGAAATGATTTCCTGGAGGCCATCGCGGTCTGGTGCACCCGGAATCCGCACGTTGCCATCTGCCTGCTAGCTGGCGGTCTTGTATTCATGCTGCCTTTCCTTATAATATTTGGTTTTGGAATAGCCACCATGGTTATGACATTTACTGGTTTGCTGGTACTAGAAGGTGCGTTTGGTAGTGTTAGCTTGAGATCACGTTTTAATAGCCTTTATTTTAGGTACACTCCTAACCATCGTGTCCATGGTGTTCTTCGCCTGCCTGGGAGGACTAGCCATAATGGTTCCCCTCTTCGGTGTCGCAGCTGTTGCTGCCTATTTTGGCTTCACCCAGGTGTATGGACTATGTGATGGAATGGAGCTCAACAAGAACGCATGGGTCAAATTCTTTAGGGATCAACGAAAGGCCGTCGATCCTCCGCCATCCTCTGTGACCATAACCAATGCACCTACTCCTACGACTACATAAGCCAATATTACTTGCCCAACTAATATAGGTATTAACAGATTAAAGACCAGtgtttgaataattttgaaaatttaaaaagtgcGCCATGTTCTATTTTTAAACGAGTTGGCAGCCCCAGCGGTAGAGAAGTAATCGGTTATCTGTTCTTCGCTCATATACACAGTTTTCGTAGTCGGGGGATTTTGtcgtatttaaatatttaagtgcgTTAAAAGTGCGTGAACCTGCCTTTGAGCAGCCAAATTTACTTCTGACGCGGTGAGTAATATTGAAGTAATACACATTTTTACAATTCAACGCCGAAAAACAATAGTTTTTTCATTTACCTGTGTTGTCATACACCCACATGTACAATCAGGTGCTTGTGTTGGTAAATGTTTATACAAGATAAACAGTGAGTTCGAGATAATAAGGATGTGGCTGGACAAAAAATACATTCGCATTGTCATAAAAACATTCGCATAAATAATATGGTGGATATCTTATAGATAAAATACCACACAAATATTTCTAGATTTCTGTGTTCTAGGAAgtaaaaaaatttgaaaaattccTTTGGTCTATCGAACAGCGAATATCGAGTTATcggggcagcagcaggccaTCGCTAGTTGGGTTTCGTCGCCATATACACAGTTTTTCTTGGGCAGACAATTCGCTGTTATTTTGTTTCTCATAgcgtttaaaataaataaatcctgcTCTAAAGCAGACTTAAATTCCTTGGACGCGGTGAGTACTGAAAGTCGGCAGTAAATCTGTTTGGAAATACGAATTTTCTGTGTAATATAAAAACTGGAAAGCCAGGGCAAACAAGTAGGCGCGGGGGCGGGCAGGGGTTTGCTGGAtgtgcgcctgtgtgtgtgtgagctggATACACACAAACGGCATTTTTATGTATTCTCCCCCGTAAATCGGGCGCTTGTTTTGTTGCTCGCTGGAATGTAAACAATGCCGCAGACAGGAAATCGT contains these protein-coding regions:
- the LOC6524483 gene encoding uncharacterized protein LOC6524483 isoform X2; translated protein: MAHSNKARKAAKEANAKKSVGSGTESKPEHAKVQGPDDRGAGILTGDQFLESLLQTLYKSWLQLRRLGEYVMSELGGNDFLEAIAVWCTRNPHVAICLLAGGLVFMLPFLIIFGFGIATMVMTFTGLLVLEGTLLTIVSMVFFACLGGLAIMVPLFGVAAVAAYFGFTQVYGLCDGMELNKNAWVKFFRDQRKAVDPPPSSVTITNAPTPTTT
- the LOC6524482 gene encoding uncharacterized protein LOC6524482: MKPGLETTDEGEENGDTQDHREGDPRPLPYDFEKELIQRSNRHIRLYETFVPVSQVHPLTRKFYAQYEQRQPADTLRYLRHTWPEKHVERQRQLAKAVPLLESQVYGWLPLKSGERAADLNFLHAKKLRCGMTVHGERLIAERITARPPFNGLRFLLH
- the LOC6524481 gene encoding ER degradation-enhancing alpha-mannosidase-like protein 2 translates to MQQQTQNTGYKCTLICAGLLLLLSTGVVSGQKQYSKARKLELREDVRRMFQHAYDGYLRHASNYDELRPLTCDGHDTWGSYSLTLIDALDTLATMGNFTEFRRAARLLEEKMDFDRDINVSVFETNIRIVGGLLSAHLLSKRAGVELEQGWPCKGPLLRLAEDVARRLLPAFVTNTGMPYGTVNLRYGVPKGETSVTCTAGVGTFLIEFGTLSRLTGNSIYEEVAMQAVHALWAYRSPIGLFGNHIDVQSGRWTALDSGIGAGVDSLFEYLVKASVLLNRPELLELFHEARAAIDKYMRKEDWYVWVGMNKGHVTLPVFQSLEAFWPGILSIIGDTEPALRTISRYIGVWKKYGFLPEFYNIAAGEASPNREVYPLRPELIESAMYLYRATGNEYLLEFGEHMLETLEFSAKTKCGYATIRNVVTHEKENRMESFFLAETSKYLYLLFDEENFLHNDGSGGELLSTEDDVCVVQAGAYIFNTEAHPMDMSALYCCHAHNEDIYTSLDLQRFSPRAILERSKKRQVAAQEQWVPQCHAENHDFYNKEQENEQAQESGKEQGREQSGTSTTMAVDIEVFDEFQQPAGDLLVSNFEQIREERELNESLHRNVVARNQLTVSDLDEFFAQRRENFASASEALNYVRTFMANYTMDVAFIRGLQMYDTNMTSVLGIGAQKEYESRMRSLWQLYELEQQYAANIQLIQGLGLLAFQTDSARIPSHLTEVLDSLDKSAHLEHMNPQDLETNVSNASSPQLANIREVILKARNAYAIAMVNTTAMQEFAIRIYLSGTSEAGVRIHPLLEAAELSQEARKRPLKLAEDRALFSYARRIVDFRKRMAETVDRLQTLMQDIPPPKKTEATADSQTPKADASEVYAQTQAQMAAKAQQQEPSQEAKQSTQIQKGKLAENGSGLGQEESGSVWSQFVQTILRKTTVQRVKFDEAVLLEKTRKALEKHAHKDLPHHLFACHRPEYIEGFAYRDFYPEAL
- the LOC6524483 gene encoding uncharacterized protein LOC6524483 isoform X1 yields the protein MVGVCVFEVGVPAASEESVEFGRNRHRKSKAHSNKARKAAKEANAKKSVGSGTESKPEHAKVQGPDDRGAGILTGDQFLESLLQTLYKSWLQLRRLGEYVMSELGGNDFLEAIAVWCTRNPHVAICLLAGGLVFMLPFLIIFGFGIATMVMTFTGLLVLEGTLLTIVSMVFFACLGGLAIMVPLFGVAAVAAYFGFTQVYGLCDGMELNKNAWVKFFRDQRKAVDPPPSSVTITNAPTPTTT